A stretch of the Desertifilum tharense IPPAS B-1220 genome encodes the following:
- a CDS encoding DUF1997 domain-containing protein, with the protein MPTRFAASQSVEMAVPELVVPIQHYLRQPQRLVNALTGASQIESLSEERYRLKMRSLNFMTLSFQPTVDLKVWSESGGTIHLKSMGCEIRGIEYINQRFALNLVGKLSPISLNGQTYLKGRADLEVSVELPPPLSFAPTSLIETTGNGLLRSVLLTIKQRLMHQLIADYRHWVQAETGNPERTSRTIVPAETPL; encoded by the coding sequence ATGCCTACTCGATTTGCCGCGTCCCAATCCGTTGAGATGGCAGTTCCTGAACTTGTCGTTCCCATTCAGCATTATCTGCGCCAGCCGCAGCGCCTCGTCAATGCCTTGACTGGAGCCAGCCAAATCGAGTCGTTGAGTGAAGAGCGCTATCGCTTAAAAATGCGCTCTTTAAACTTTATGACGCTTTCTTTTCAGCCCACCGTCGATCTCAAAGTTTGGTCAGAATCCGGGGGAACGATTCACTTAAAATCGATGGGTTGTGAAATTCGGGGGATTGAGTACATTAACCAACGCTTTGCCCTAAATTTGGTCGGCAAGCTCTCGCCAATCTCGCTCAACGGTCAGACCTATCTCAAAGGGAGAGCTGATTTAGAAGTCAGCGTTGAATTACCGCCTCCTTTAAGCTTTGCGCCCACTAGCCTGATTGAAACGACAGGAAACGGCTTATTACGCAGCGTTCTGTTAACTATTAAACAGCGCTTAATGCATCAACTGATTGCAGACTACCGTCATTGGGTACAAGCCGAGACTGGCAATCCTGAGCGCACTTCCAGAACCATTGTGCCAGCCGAAACCCCCCTCTAA
- a CDS encoding ribonuclease HII, translating into MQPSTPSPISIGTLSADLSRIAGVDEVGRGALFGPVVAAAAILPETMRPTLVRLGVKDSKQLSGAKRQRLACEIRAIAIDCQVGLATVAEIDELNILQASLLAMRRAVEKLQVKPQLCLIDGNQLIPGLELPQQTIVGGDRENLAIAAASIVAKVWRDRLIVRLSTRYPEYDLAANKGYGTQRHRLALQQYGLSPLHRQSFRLR; encoded by the coding sequence ATGCAACCCTCAACGCCAAGCCCGATATCAATTGGGACGCTGAGTGCCGATTTATCTCGGATTGCTGGCGTTGATGAGGTGGGACGGGGGGCCTTATTTGGGCCGGTTGTGGCGGCGGCAGCTATCTTACCAGAAACGATGCGCCCGACGCTGGTTCGTTTGGGCGTTAAGGATAGCAAGCAGTTAAGCGGTGCCAAGCGGCAAAGACTGGCTTGCGAGATTCGGGCGATCGCCATTGATTGTCAGGTGGGGTTGGCAACGGTTGCTGAAATTGACGAGTTGAATATTCTCCAGGCGTCTTTGTTGGCGATGCGGCGGGCGGTTGAAAAGTTGCAGGTGAAGCCTCAGTTGTGTTTGATTGATGGCAATCAATTGATTCCGGGTTTGGAGTTGCCGCAACAGACAATCGTGGGAGGCGATCGCGAAAATTTGGCGATCGCAGCCGCTAGTATTGTGGCGAAGGTTTGGCGCGATCGCCTAATCGTTCGCCTCTCCACGCGCTACCCAGAGTACGATCTGGCGGCGAATAAGGGCTATGGCACTCAGCGCCACCGCCTTGCCTTGCAACAATACGGTTTATCGCCCCTACACCGCCAATCGTTCCGCCTCCGTTAG